A window of Corallococcus macrosporus DSM 14697 contains these coding sequences:
- the tsaD gene encoding tRNA (adenosine(37)-N6)-threonylcarbamoyltransferase complex transferase subunit TsaD, with protein MLVLGLETSCDETAAAVVEDGRRALSDVVSTQVDIHRRWGGVVPELASRNHIVQVLPVVHEALTRANKTLDDVDLIAVTSGPGLIGALLVGVQVAKGLSLATGKPFVGANHLEGHLLAIRLLEVAPEPPFLGLVVSGGHTSLYEVQAYGQYRLVGSTRDDAAGEAYDKTARILGLPYPGGQPIDQLAQQGNPEAIRFPRALPGDNFDVSFSGLKTAVLHHVQKHGVPQGQALADLCASFQEAVADVLSKKLVAAARRLGHQQLVLCGGVAANSRLRALCQARAEERGLHMFLPPVRLCTDNGAMIAVAGYEAYRRGLRGDFRLAADPAWRM; from the coding sequence TTGCTCGTCCTTGGACTGGAAACCTCGTGTGATGAGACGGCCGCCGCCGTCGTGGAGGACGGCCGCCGCGCGCTGTCGGATGTCGTCTCCACGCAGGTGGACATCCACCGCCGCTGGGGCGGGGTGGTGCCGGAGCTGGCCAGCCGCAACCACATCGTCCAGGTCCTGCCCGTCGTCCACGAGGCGCTGACGCGGGCGAACAAGACGCTGGACGACGTGGACCTCATCGCCGTCACCTCCGGCCCCGGGCTCATCGGCGCGCTGCTGGTGGGCGTGCAGGTGGCCAAGGGCCTGAGCCTGGCGACGGGCAAGCCCTTCGTGGGCGCCAACCACCTGGAGGGCCACCTGCTGGCCATCCGGCTGCTGGAGGTGGCGCCGGAGCCGCCGTTCCTCGGGCTGGTCGTCTCCGGTGGGCACACCAGCCTCTACGAGGTGCAGGCCTACGGGCAGTACCGGCTGGTGGGCAGCACGCGCGACGACGCGGCCGGCGAGGCCTACGACAAGACGGCGCGCATCCTGGGCCTGCCGTACCCGGGCGGGCAGCCCATCGACCAGTTGGCGCAGCAGGGGAACCCGGAGGCCATCCGCTTCCCGCGCGCGCTGCCGGGGGACAACTTCGACGTGTCCTTCTCCGGCCTGAAGACGGCGGTGCTGCACCACGTGCAGAAGCACGGCGTGCCGCAGGGGCAGGCGCTGGCGGACCTGTGCGCGTCCTTCCAGGAGGCGGTGGCGGACGTGCTGTCCAAGAAGCTGGTGGCCGCCGCGCGCCGGCTGGGCCACCAGCAACTGGTGCTGTGCGGCGGCGTGGCGGCGAACTCGCGGCTGCGGGCGCTGTGTCAGGCCCGGGCCGAGGAGCGGGGGCTCCACATGTTCCTGCCCCCGGTGCGGCTGTGCACGGACAATGGCGCCATGATCGCGGTGGCGGGGTATGAGGCGTACCGCCGCGGCCTGCGCGGAGACTTCCGCCTCGCCGCAGACCCGGCCTGGCGCATGTAG
- the rsmA gene encoding 16S rRNA (adenine(1518)-N(6)/adenine(1519)-N(6))-dimethyltransferase RsmA: MESPRDILKRHGLRAKYSWGQNFLGDEDALEAIADALNLRADEPVVELGPGLGHLTRFLAATGARVTAVERDRDMVMVLEKEAIPGVRVVSGNAATVDFAQVAGAPDVAVAGNLPYHLTSPILFRVLEQRAHVSRAVFTLQKEVVERLAAVPGNRDYGLLTVLLGMHYDAENVLTLEAWRFHPPPKVDSAVLRLTRREAPRAPILDEARFTRVVKASFAHRRKTLINSIKSDPTLGATETLIAALEAAGVDPQRRAETLAPEEFAAIERALGPVTAAQQGPTPEE, from the coding sequence GTGGAATCGCCAAGAGACATCCTCAAGCGGCACGGCCTGCGCGCCAAGTACAGCTGGGGACAGAACTTCCTCGGGGACGAGGACGCGCTGGAGGCCATCGCCGACGCGCTGAACCTCCGCGCGGACGAGCCGGTGGTGGAGCTGGGCCCGGGCCTGGGCCACCTGACGCGCTTCCTGGCCGCCACCGGGGCCCGCGTCACCGCCGTGGAGCGGGACCGGGACATGGTGATGGTGCTGGAGAAGGAGGCCATCCCCGGCGTGCGCGTGGTGTCCGGCAACGCGGCCACCGTGGACTTCGCCCAGGTGGCCGGCGCGCCCGACGTCGCGGTGGCGGGCAACCTCCCGTACCACCTCACCAGCCCCATCCTCTTCCGCGTGCTGGAGCAGCGCGCCCACGTGTCACGCGCGGTCTTCACGCTCCAGAAGGAGGTGGTGGAGCGGCTCGCCGCGGTGCCCGGCAACCGTGACTACGGCCTGCTGACGGTGCTGCTGGGCATGCACTACGACGCGGAGAACGTCCTCACGCTGGAGGCGTGGCGCTTCCATCCGCCGCCGAAGGTGGACTCCGCGGTGCTGCGGCTCACCCGCCGCGAGGCGCCGCGCGCGCCCATCCTCGACGAGGCCCGCTTCACCCGCGTGGTGAAGGCGTCCTTCGCCCACCGCCGCAAGACGCTCATCAACTCCATCAAGTCGGACCCGACGCTGGGCGCGACGGAGACGCTCATCGCCGCCCTGGAGGCCGCGGGAGTGGACCCGCAGCGCCGCGCGGAGACGCTGGCGCCGGAGGAGTTCGCCGCCATCGAGCGCGCGCTGGGCCCCGTGACGGCCGCTCAGCAGGGCCCGACGCCGGAGGAGTAG
- a CDS encoding deoxynucleoside kinase — protein sequence MDYRYIVVEGPIGVGKTSLSNILAERLAGRRILEVVEENPFLSNFYTDRQKFAFQTQIFFLLSRFRQQQELFQQELFSSMTVSDYLFAKDRIFAHLNLDAHELALYERVFEALGPRVAKPDLVIYLQARLDVLLQRIKKRGREFERKFDSTYLEGLVHSYNNFFFHYTDTPLLVVDTSDIDFVNVEADREDLLATIRKAKPGTQHYVPKASRRG from the coding sequence ATGGACTACCGGTATATCGTGGTGGAAGGGCCCATTGGCGTGGGCAAGACGAGCCTCTCCAACATCCTCGCGGAACGTCTGGCGGGACGGCGCATCCTGGAGGTGGTGGAGGAGAACCCCTTCCTCTCCAACTTCTACACGGACCGGCAGAAGTTCGCGTTCCAGACGCAGATCTTCTTCCTGCTGTCGCGCTTCCGGCAGCAGCAGGAGCTGTTCCAGCAGGAGCTCTTCAGCTCGATGACGGTCAGCGACTACCTGTTCGCCAAGGACCGCATCTTCGCGCACCTCAACCTGGACGCGCACGAGCTGGCCCTCTACGAGCGCGTCTTCGAGGCGCTCGGGCCCCGCGTGGCCAAGCCGGACCTGGTCATCTACCTCCAGGCCCGCCTGGACGTGCTCCTGCAGCGCATCAAGAAGCGCGGCCGGGAGTTCGAGCGCAAGTTCGACTCCACGTACCTGGAGGGGCTCGTCCACTCCTACAACAACTTCTTCTTCCACTACACGGACACGCCGCTCCTCGTCGTGGATACCTCGGACATCGACTTCGTGAATGTCGAGGCAGACAGGGAAGACCTGCTCGCCACCATCCGGAAGGCGAAGCCGGGGACGCAGCATTACGTTCCAAAGGCCTCCCGCCGAGGCTGA
- the panB gene encoding 3-methyl-2-oxobutanoate hydroxymethyltransferase — MKDKVTIHTLKRFKQIGQKICMVTAYDATFAHILEAAGADVLLVGDSLGMVIQGHDSTLPVTMDQMVYHTAAVARGARRAHVVADLPFMSYQASTQDAVRNAGRLVAEGGAGSIKLEGGAEFADTVRAIVRASIPVMGHLGLTPQSVHKMGGYVVQGRGEDQARQILDDALALEQAGAYALVLEGVPMDLARTITQRLSIPTIGIGAGVDCDGQVLVCYDLLGMNPDFKPKFVKRYADLHGSITEAAGAYFAEVRKGAFPDEEHSFKANKNIRLAAGAPAPAARVEPSAPAEGGEKLGPVYGRPA; from the coding sequence ATGAAGGACAAGGTCACCATCCACACCCTGAAGCGCTTCAAGCAGATCGGCCAGAAGATCTGCATGGTCACCGCCTACGACGCCACGTTCGCCCACATCCTCGAAGCGGCGGGCGCCGATGTGCTGCTCGTAGGTGATTCGCTGGGCATGGTCATCCAGGGGCATGACTCCACGCTGCCGGTGACGATGGACCAGATGGTCTACCACACGGCGGCCGTTGCCCGCGGCGCGCGCCGGGCGCACGTCGTGGCCGACCTGCCCTTCATGAGCTACCAGGCGTCCACCCAGGACGCGGTCCGCAACGCGGGCCGGCTGGTGGCGGAAGGTGGCGCGGGCAGCATCAAGCTGGAGGGCGGCGCCGAGTTCGCGGACACGGTGCGCGCCATCGTCCGCGCGAGCATCCCCGTCATGGGGCACCTGGGGCTGACGCCGCAGTCCGTCCACAAGATGGGCGGCTATGTCGTCCAGGGCCGCGGCGAGGACCAGGCCCGGCAGATCCTGGATGACGCGCTGGCGCTGGAGCAGGCCGGGGCCTACGCGCTGGTGCTGGAGGGCGTGCCCATGGACCTGGCGCGCACGATTACGCAGCGCCTGTCCATCCCCACCATCGGCATTGGCGCCGGCGTGGACTGTGATGGCCAGGTGCTCGTCTGCTACGACCTGCTGGGCATGAACCCGGACTTCAAGCCCAAGTTCGTCAAGCGCTACGCCGACCTCCACGGTTCAATTACAGAGGCCGCGGGCGCCTACTTCGCGGAGGTCCGCAAGGGGGCCTTCCCGGACGAGGAGCACTCCTTCAAGGCGAACAAGAACATCCGGCTGGCGGCGGGGGCTCCGGCGCCGGCGGCCCGCGTGGAGCCGTCCGCGCCCGCCGAGGGCGGTGAGAAGCTGGGCCCCGTCTACGGGAGACCCGCCTAG
- the panC gene encoding pantoate--beta-alanine ligase produces the protein MAPAVLRTVAEVKDWTAGLRREGHRLALVPTMGFLHEGHLSLIREGRRRADVVAVSIFVNPTQFGPKEDLSRYPRDFEGDVARCTGAGAQAIFAPAGPEVMYPRGYQTYVDVTDVSQGLCGARRPGHFRGVATVVTKLLALFRPEVALFGEKDYQQLQVIRALNQDLHLDVDIVGMPTVREADGLAMSSRNAYLSPEERQRALALSRGLKAAQALLREGTRESGPLVGAVRRELEAAGLREDYVELVDADRLTPLASVAPGQPARLLVAAFSGTTRLIDNMPLGGEESAGRV, from the coding sequence ATGGCGCCCGCCGTCCTGAGAACCGTGGCTGAAGTGAAGGACTGGACGGCGGGGCTGCGCCGGGAGGGGCACCGGCTCGCGCTGGTGCCCACCATGGGCTTCCTGCACGAAGGCCACCTCTCGTTGATTCGCGAGGGCCGCCGCCGCGCGGACGTGGTGGCCGTGTCCATCTTCGTCAACCCCACGCAGTTCGGGCCGAAGGAGGACCTGTCCCGCTACCCCCGCGACTTCGAGGGGGACGTGGCCCGGTGCACCGGCGCGGGCGCGCAGGCCATCTTCGCGCCCGCGGGCCCGGAGGTGATGTACCCGCGGGGCTACCAGACGTACGTGGACGTCACGGACGTCAGCCAGGGCCTGTGCGGGGCCCGGCGTCCAGGGCACTTCCGCGGCGTGGCCACGGTCGTCACGAAGCTGCTCGCGCTCTTCCGGCCGGAGGTGGCGCTCTTCGGGGAGAAGGACTACCAGCAGCTCCAGGTCATCCGGGCCCTCAACCAGGACCTGCACCTGGACGTGGACATCGTCGGCATGCCGACGGTGCGCGAAGCGGACGGCCTGGCGATGAGCAGCCGCAATGCCTACCTGTCCCCCGAGGAGCGGCAGCGGGCGCTCGCCCTGTCCCGGGGGCTCAAGGCCGCCCAGGCGCTGCTGCGCGAGGGCACGCGGGAGTCCGGTCCCCTGGTGGGGGCCGTCCGGCGCGAATTGGAGGCGGCGGGGCTTCGGGAAGACTACGTGGAGCTGGTGGATGCGGACCGGCTGACGCCCCTGGCGTCGGTGGCGCCCGGGCAGCCTGCCCGGTTGCTCGTCGCGGCTTTCAGTGGCACGACGCGCCTCATCGACAACATGCCATTGGGTGGTGAGGAGAGCGCGGGACGCGTATGA
- the smpB gene encoding SsrA-binding protein SmpB, with translation MTSGGKSKGVGSEPGVKVIAENRRARFDYTVDEKLEAGLALTGSEVKSLRDGIANLSDSYALPKGDEMFLHNANIGSYKAASFFDHLPTRGRKLLMHRGEIDRWAAKVRERGYSIIPLVLYFRKGRAKVELGLCRGKTHEDRRQDIKERETKREMDRAMRRR, from the coding sequence ATGACATCCGGAGGGAAGTCAAAGGGAGTGGGCAGCGAGCCCGGCGTGAAGGTCATCGCGGAAAACCGTCGTGCGCGCTTCGACTACACGGTCGACGAAAAGCTCGAGGCCGGGCTGGCGCTCACGGGGAGCGAGGTGAAGTCGCTGCGAGACGGAATCGCCAATCTGTCGGATTCCTATGCGCTCCCCAAGGGAGACGAGATGTTCCTGCACAACGCGAACATCGGCTCCTACAAGGCGGCGAGCTTCTTCGACCACCTTCCCACCCGGGGTCGCAAGTTGTTGATGCACCGAGGAGAAATCGACCGATGGGCGGCGAAGGTGCGTGAGCGGGGCTATTCCATCATCCCGCTTGTGCTGTACTTCAGGAAAGGCCGTGCCAAGGTGGAGCTGGGGCTCTGCCGGGGCAAGACGCACGAGGACCGGCGCCAGGACATCAAGGAGCGGGAGACGAAGCGGGAGATGGACCGGGCGATGCGCCGACGTTGA
- a CDS encoding ClpXP protease specificity-enhancing factor SspB produces the protein MDDKKVLDKKERLLAALDQGMVMIHLDARRPGVLVPASVKGEAHLRLNLSYRFDPPDLTVGEWGVRSTLSFSGSRFTIAVPWSALFAIASHVTKEFWMYPEDMPPELLQQTAASRPAQPLPVAPVPAAAERPRTFLREVQGERRDEPPADVPPTDGPPEEPPPPRRGHLRLVK, from the coding sequence ATGGACGACAAGAAGGTACTCGACAAGAAGGAGCGGCTGCTGGCCGCGCTCGACCAGGGGATGGTGATGATTCACCTGGACGCGCGCCGTCCGGGCGTGCTCGTCCCGGCCTCCGTCAAGGGGGAGGCCCACCTGCGCCTCAATCTCTCGTACCGGTTCGATCCACCGGACCTCACGGTGGGCGAGTGGGGTGTCCGCTCCACGCTGAGCTTCTCCGGCTCGCGCTTCACCATCGCGGTGCCGTGGTCGGCGTTGTTCGCCATCGCCAGCCACGTGACGAAGGAGTTCTGGATGTACCCGGAGGACATGCCGCCGGAGCTGCTCCAGCAGACGGCCGCGTCGCGTCCGGCGCAGCCCCTGCCCGTGGCGCCCGTCCCCGCGGCCGCGGAGCGCCCGCGCACCTTCCTCCGCGAAGTGCAGGGTGAGCGGCGCGATGAGCCTCCCGCCGACGTGCCGCCCACGGACGGCCCGCCGGAGGAGCCCCCGCCGCCGCGCCGTGGCCACCTTCGCCTGGTGAAGTGA
- a CDS encoding protein kinase domain-containing protein: protein MNERYRLVRPLAIGGMAELFLGVARGAEGFERPVAIKRVLPHLAREPDIARMFLAEARLATLLQHQNIATVHDVGQGPEGLFLVMELVDGWDLGVLLRSAASRGVRFPPHLAAFIVHQALAGLGHAYRKVHDGRPVMVAHRDVSPSNILVSREGEVKLTDFGIARMAGPAHTAPGVFRGKEAYTAPEVLKGGPATAASDQFSLGIVLYELLTGRHPFHAEKDASAVAYAILTRPVSPPQDVPAPLAGAVMRMLARTPQERFHSPESLAEGFARWLAQAGEPATSQALAAFLQGLGLPPPLSEQAASPSGLPAPGLRDDAGPRPPGGTPAQSPAPAQAGARAWASQGHERPSPPDMEALGQPPGPTLSMAGGSGPHAVDTRAGTHAPGPMGSALASGSRGASAAPGAEEEEPLSLPGGAALSVSGRLVHRCPRCSHVVSSPQARCSHCAMWPDAPRDEAPVQRPSHAPGAFAPPPGGLELSAQQTLAESVPQSYVTPGAKSVLHTAADELELAERAYAPESDWPDEAALLRRSRRRRAVGLLLVALLVGAGVWLWPRRSTVLIRVMAATGLRLSPTPMLRVDSDPPGATVWVRDAELGTTPLALENRYPEGRVPLQVRLKGHRTWKGTFSGGEAAHIDAKLKR from the coding sequence GTGAACGAACGCTACCGGCTCGTTCGTCCGCTGGCCATTGGAGGCATGGCGGAGCTCTTCCTCGGCGTCGCGCGCGGCGCGGAGGGCTTCGAGCGGCCGGTGGCCATCAAGCGGGTGCTGCCCCACCTGGCGCGCGAGCCGGACATCGCGCGCATGTTCCTGGCGGAAGCGCGGCTGGCCACGCTGCTCCAGCACCAGAACATCGCCACCGTCCACGACGTGGGCCAGGGCCCCGAAGGGCTCTTCCTGGTGATGGAGCTGGTGGACGGGTGGGATTTGGGCGTGCTGCTGCGCTCGGCCGCGAGCCGGGGCGTGCGCTTCCCGCCGCACCTGGCCGCCTTCATCGTCCACCAGGCCCTGGCGGGGCTCGGCCATGCGTACCGCAAGGTGCATGACGGGCGGCCGGTGATGGTGGCCCACCGCGACGTGTCCCCCTCCAACATCCTGGTGTCGCGCGAGGGCGAGGTGAAGCTGACCGACTTCGGCATCGCGCGGATGGCCGGCCCGGCCCACACCGCGCCCGGCGTCTTCCGGGGGAAGGAGGCCTACACCGCGCCCGAGGTGCTGAAAGGCGGGCCCGCCACCGCCGCCAGCGACCAGTTCTCCCTGGGCATCGTCCTCTACGAGCTGCTCACGGGGCGGCATCCCTTCCACGCCGAGAAGGACGCGAGCGCGGTGGCCTACGCCATCCTGACGCGCCCCGTTTCGCCGCCGCAGGACGTGCCCGCGCCGCTGGCGGGCGCCGTCATGCGCATGCTGGCGCGCACGCCGCAGGAGCGCTTCCACTCGCCGGAGTCCCTGGCCGAGGGCTTCGCCCGGTGGCTGGCCCAGGCCGGAGAGCCCGCGACGTCGCAGGCGCTGGCCGCGTTTCTCCAAGGGCTCGGGCTGCCGCCGCCGTTGAGCGAACAGGCAGCATCGCCGTCCGGCCTCCCCGCGCCAGGCCTCCGGGACGACGCGGGCCCGCGGCCCCCGGGCGGGACGCCGGCGCAGTCCCCCGCTCCCGCCCAGGCCGGCGCGCGGGCCTGGGCGTCGCAGGGGCACGAGCGGCCGTCGCCACCCGACATGGAGGCGCTGGGGCAGCCGCCGGGCCCCACCCTGTCCATGGCTGGAGGAAGCGGTCCTCACGCCGTGGACACACGCGCCGGGACGCACGCGCCGGGGCCCATGGGCTCCGCGCTTGCTTCAGGCTCGCGAGGTGCATCCGCGGCCCCTGGTGCGGAGGAAGAAGAGCCCCTCTCCCTGCCGGGCGGCGCCGCGCTCAGCGTCAGCGGGCGGCTGGTGCACCGCTGCCCGCGTTGCAGCCACGTGGTGTCCTCGCCCCAGGCCCGGTGCTCCCACTGCGCGATGTGGCCTGACGCGCCGAGGGACGAGGCGCCAGTGCAGCGCCCTTCCCATGCACCAGGCGCCTTCGCTCCTCCCCCCGGAGGTCTCGAGCTCAGCGCACAGCAGACCCTGGCGGAGAGCGTCCCCCAGTCGTACGTCACGCCGGGCGCGAAGAGCGTGCTCCACACCGCCGCTGACGAACTGGAGCTGGCGGAGCGCGCCTACGCGCCCGAGAGCGACTGGCCCGATGAGGCCGCCCTCCTCCGGCGCTCACGCAGGAGACGGGCTGTGGGGCTGCTGCTCGTGGCGCTGCTGGTGGGCGCGGGCGTCTGGCTCTGGCCGCGGCGCTCCACCGTGCTCATCCGGGTGATGGCGGCGACGGGGCTCCGCCTGTCGCCAACGCCGATGCTGCGCGTCGACAGCGACCCGCCAGGTGCCACCGTCTGGGTCCGCGACGCGGAGCTGGGGACGACGCCGCTGGCGCTGGAGAACCGCTATCCCGAAGGACGCGTCCCCCTCCAGGTGCGGCTCAAGGGCCATCGCACGTGGAAGGGGACCTTCTCAGGCGGCGAGGCCGCCCACATCGACGCGAAGCTGAAGCGCTGA
- a CDS encoding DUF971 domain-containing protein, producing the protein MSFWDRIKPAPQAVTATDAQLSPDGTRLELSWDDGVKTGATAQVLRQQCPCAACVDEWTNKRTLDPTKVPADLRIRQVQPVGNYALAFSFSDGHTTGIYPWQLLRDVTQPKA; encoded by the coding sequence TTGAGCTTCTGGGACCGCATCAAGCCCGCCCCCCAAGCCGTCACCGCGACGGACGCGCAGTTGTCCCCGGATGGCACGCGCCTGGAGCTGTCGTGGGACGACGGGGTGAAGACGGGCGCCACCGCGCAGGTGCTGCGCCAGCAGTGCCCCTGCGCCGCGTGCGTGGACGAATGGACGAACAAGCGGACACTGGACCCGACGAAGGTCCCCGCCGACCTGCGCATCCGGCAGGTGCAGCCCGTGGGCAACTACGCGCTGGCGTTCAGCTTCAGCGACGGCCACACCACCGGCATCTATCCCTGGCAGCTCTTGCGCGACGTCACCCAGCCCAAGGCCTGA
- a CDS encoding HD domain-containing phosphohydrolase: MRLFKAILLLMLVVGVVPTLMVGWLSVSHTRELLVRDAQELAQERVKQLRLKAEIFLGEPTDAVLGLARVPGFFGLPLEAQQTHLASVLNQRRDVLALTVFDAERKRLPGLQAFSKHDVPPTALAGHEERARALLEDLEGVRYADVVKEPPGTGPVLTLAFPLGEPVRGYIAADLSLADLRKMLEQERVGSTGFAYLADRHGHLVAGGGGVAGLGADVSQRGPVAHLLKQRAGKPNLEMLHVGNFGEGRDAVVAAYTALPELGWAIVSEQPVEHAYRQVDTMEQRILLGLGAAILVAVVLAALFSRNLTRPLKGFISGALELAHGKFGVEVDIKQKNELGELAQTFNYMSKQLLAYDMENRGLYESLEKGYLETIVALANSIDSKDAYTRGHSQRVGDVSVQIGRELNLTERELRQLQYGGILHDIGKIGIVESILCKQTKLTDQEMAIMREHPAIGDAIIGPVSFLGAVRACVRHHHERWDGTGYPDKLKGEDIPLLARIVACADTFDACTSTRPYQKAMPLEKAMEILDNLSGAQLDPRVVQALKQVLAKQGVRLEGHRLPVKLAS; the protein is encoded by the coding sequence GTGCGCCTGTTCAAAGCCATCCTCCTGTTGATGCTGGTGGTCGGCGTCGTCCCCACGCTGATGGTGGGGTGGCTCTCCGTCTCCCACACCCGGGAGCTCCTGGTGCGCGACGCCCAGGAGCTGGCGCAGGAGCGGGTGAAGCAGCTTCGCCTGAAGGCCGAAATCTTCCTCGGCGAGCCCACCGACGCGGTGCTGGGCCTGGCCCGCGTGCCCGGCTTCTTCGGCCTGCCGCTGGAGGCGCAGCAGACGCACCTGGCCTCGGTGCTCAACCAGCGGCGCGACGTGCTGGCGCTCACCGTGTTCGACGCCGAGCGGAAGCGGCTGCCGGGGCTCCAGGCCTTCTCCAAGCACGACGTCCCGCCCACGGCGCTGGCCGGACATGAAGAGCGGGCGCGGGCGCTGCTGGAGGACCTCGAGGGCGTGCGCTACGCCGACGTGGTGAAGGAGCCGCCGGGCACCGGGCCGGTGCTGACGCTGGCCTTCCCCCTGGGGGAGCCCGTCCGGGGGTACATCGCGGCGGACCTGTCCCTGGCGGACCTGCGGAAGATGCTGGAGCAGGAGCGCGTGGGCAGCACCGGCTTCGCCTACCTGGCGGACCGGCACGGGCACCTCGTGGCGGGCGGAGGCGGCGTCGCGGGCCTGGGCGCGGACGTGTCCCAGCGAGGCCCGGTGGCGCACCTGCTGAAGCAGCGTGCGGGCAAGCCGAACCTGGAGATGCTCCACGTTGGCAACTTCGGCGAGGGCCGGGACGCGGTGGTGGCCGCGTACACGGCGCTCCCGGAGCTGGGCTGGGCCATCGTCTCCGAGCAGCCGGTGGAGCACGCCTACCGCCAGGTGGACACCATGGAGCAGCGCATCCTGCTGGGCCTGGGCGCGGCCATCCTCGTCGCGGTGGTGCTGGCGGCGCTCTTCTCGCGCAACCTCACCCGGCCGCTGAAGGGCTTCATCAGCGGCGCGCTGGAGCTGGCGCACGGCAAGTTCGGCGTGGAGGTGGACATCAAGCAGAAGAACGAGCTGGGCGAGCTGGCGCAGACGTTCAACTACATGAGCAAGCAGTTGCTCGCGTACGACATGGAGAACCGCGGCCTCTACGAGAGCCTGGAGAAGGGCTACCTGGAGACCATCGTCGCGCTGGCGAACTCCATTGATTCGAAGGACGCGTACACGCGTGGCCACAGCCAGCGCGTGGGCGACGTGTCGGTGCAGATTGGCCGGGAGCTGAACCTCACCGAGCGCGAGCTGCGGCAGCTCCAGTACGGCGGCATCCTCCACGACATCGGGAAGATTGGCATCGTGGAGTCCATCCTCTGCAAGCAGACGAAGCTCACGGACCAGGAGATGGCCATCATGCGCGAGCACCCGGCCATTGGCGACGCCATCATCGGGCCGGTGAGCTTCCTGGGCGCGGTGCGCGCGTGCGTCCGCCACCACCACGAGCGTTGGGACGGCACCGGCTACCCGGACAAGCTCAAGGGTGAGGACATCCCCCTGCTGGCCCGCATCGTCGCGTGCGCGGACACCTTCGATGCCTGCACCTCCACCCGCCCGTACCAGAAGGCCATGCCGCTGGAGAAGGCGATGGAGATTCTCGACAACCTCAGCGGCGCCCAACTGGACCCCAGGGTCGTCCAGGCCCTGAAGCAGGTGCTGGCGAAGCAGGGCGTGCGGCTGGAAGGCCACCGGCTGCCCGTGAAGCTCGCCTCCTGA
- a CDS encoding LysM peptidoglycan-binding domain-containing protein — protein MKALLLLTWLGTAPPGTVVVGPNESLRQVAERTLGDARATEELRALNGLASDDVAPGTRLKVPGHERVLAQKALETARTLVASSKGTGVPPEAAARLKDAETHFRGARYTQAAEAANAVGKLVAAERAPRSSAFSVAVGDGDSTTVTVKHGPPVRVEAEGVTQPVAKGESLRVEKGQPPPAPLPPLVAPSPAQPEDAARLKRRPDRDGHLGPVKLTWAAVRGAERYEVEVSRAQEQRAVFTQTVTTLEAKLPVLPEGRYRWTVRAVGPAGPSDASAPRHFELVPERLKLEVKKGQWQ, from the coding sequence ATGAAGGCGCTCCTCCTCCTGACATGGCTGGGCACGGCGCCCCCCGGTACCGTGGTGGTGGGCCCCAACGAGTCCCTGCGGCAGGTGGCCGAGCGCACCCTGGGCGACGCGCGCGCGACGGAGGAGCTGCGCGCGCTCAACGGGCTCGCGTCGGATGACGTGGCGCCGGGGACGCGGCTGAAGGTGCCGGGCCATGAGCGCGTGCTGGCCCAGAAGGCGCTGGAGACGGCGCGCACCCTGGTGGCCAGTTCGAAGGGCACAGGGGTGCCCCCAGAGGCCGCCGCCCGGCTGAAGGACGCGGAGACGCACTTCCGCGGGGCCCGCTACACGCAGGCGGCCGAGGCGGCCAACGCCGTGGGAAAGCTGGTCGCGGCGGAGCGGGCGCCGCGGTCCTCCGCCTTCTCCGTGGCGGTGGGCGACGGCGACAGCACCACCGTCACCGTGAAGCACGGCCCGCCGGTGCGCGTGGAAGCCGAGGGCGTCACCCAGCCCGTCGCCAAGGGGGAGTCCCTCCGCGTGGAGAAGGGCCAGCCCCCTCCGGCGCCCCTGCCGCCCCTGGTGGCCCCCAGCCCCGCCCAGCCGGAGGACGCCGCGCGGCTGAAGCGGCGTCCGGACCGGGACGGCCACCTGGGCCCGGTGAAGCTGACCTGGGCGGCCGTGCGAGGCGCGGAGCGCTACGAGGTGGAGGTGTCACGCGCCCAGGAGCAACGCGCCGTCTTCACGCAGACAGTCACCACGCTGGAGGCGAAGTTGCCGGTGCTGCCCGAGGGGCGCTACCGGTGGACGGTGCGCGCGGTGGGCCCCGCGGGCCCGTCCGACGCCAGCGCGCCGAGGCACTTCGAGCTGGTGCCCGAGCGCCTCAAACTCGAAGTGAAGAAGGGCCAGTGGCAGTAA